A single window of Luteipulveratus halotolerans DNA harbors:
- a CDS encoding YebC/PmpR family DNA-binding transcriptional regulator — protein sequence MSGHSKWATTKHKKAAIDAKRGKLFAKLIKNIEVAARSGGGDPAGNPTLFDAIQKAKKSSVPNDNIDRAVKRGSGAEAGGAEYLALTYEGYAPGGVALLIECLTDNKNRAVAEVRTALQKNGGTMADSGSVAFLFNRKGVVIVPKKQSKEDATEDSLLEVVLDSGAEEVNDLGESFEIVSEAGDFVAVREALQAADIDYDSAESSWLPTTEVPLDKEGAKKMFRVIEALEDSDDVQNVFANGDVSDEVLAELDAED from the coding sequence ATGAGCGGTCACTCCAAATGGGCGACGACGAAGCACAAGAAGGCTGCGATCGACGCCAAGCGGGGCAAGCTCTTCGCCAAGCTGATCAAGAACATCGAGGTCGCGGCTCGCTCCGGCGGCGGTGACCCGGCCGGCAACCCGACCCTCTTCGATGCCATCCAGAAGGCCAAGAAGTCCTCGGTCCCCAACGACAACATCGATCGCGCCGTCAAGCGCGGATCGGGTGCCGAGGCCGGTGGCGCCGAGTACCTCGCGCTGACCTACGAGGGCTATGCACCCGGCGGTGTCGCGCTGCTCATCGAGTGCCTCACCGACAACAAGAACCGCGCCGTCGCCGAGGTGCGCACCGCTCTGCAGAAGAACGGCGGCACGATGGCCGACTCCGGCTCGGTCGCGTTCCTGTTCAACCGCAAGGGCGTCGTGATCGTCCCCAAGAAGCAGAGCAAGGAGGACGCCACCGAGGACTCGCTGCTCGAGGTCGTCCTCGACTCGGGCGCCGAGGAGGTCAACGACCTCGGTGAGTCCTTCGAGATCGTCTCCGAGGCCGGCGACTTCGTCGCCGTACGCGAGGCCCTGCAGGCCGCTGACATCGACTACGACTCCGCCGAGTCCTCCTGGCTGCCCACGACGGAGGTGCCGCTCGACAAGGAGGGCGCCAAGAAGATGTTCCGCGTCATCGAGGCGCTCGAGGACAGCGACGACGTGCAGAACGTGTTCGCCAACGGCGACGTCTCCGACGAGGTCCTCGCCGAGCTCGACGCCGAGGACTGA
- the secD gene encoding protein translocase subunit SecD, with translation MATRSRGGRSNGHSKSVLAVLLLLIVALFGGVAASTAFADPKGQWSPKLGLDLEGGRQITLEPVVAEGAQQVNSGQVERAVDIIRKRVDGTGVAEAEVTTLGERNIVVSVPGEPSKEMLSSLARSSALSFRAVISQTTNEPVPRSLPQPPSVPKPTAKPSAGSSSTATPKVSSSPTSGANGVYPQAFSQATPTPTPTPSSPASPATSTPAASTKPANPSDTKWASQPVSANWVKAGVVEQGDTYQDLLQVYDCSDSDTRLAASTSPANQPVVMCDQTGQAKFLLGPVEVKGDTISDATSGPATNQQGQQTGGTQINLKFNGKGKKAFGDMTRRLAGFQQDSPQNKSAIIVDGQVLEALGTNDAITNGEAQITGSFTPSSGKQLADELKFGALPFSFKELTNDQISPQLGQDQLHKGLIAGAIGMVLVIIYSLFQYRALGLVTVASLLVSAVITYGAVTLLGTLNNFRLTMAGVTGLIVAIGMTADSFIVYFERVRDEVRSGRPLKAAVESGWQRARRTIIISDVVNFLASAVLYILSESNVKAFAFTLGLTTLIDILIVMMFTHPLLTLLARTKFFGGGHKWSGFDPERLGAKGVTYAGRGRVTIADRRAAEGGQV, from the coding sequence GTGGCAACTCGTTCTCGCGGTGGCCGCTCCAACGGTCACTCCAAGTCGGTCCTCGCTGTTCTGCTCCTGCTGATCGTCGCGCTCTTCGGCGGGGTGGCTGCCAGCACGGCCTTCGCCGACCCCAAGGGTCAGTGGTCGCCCAAGCTCGGCCTCGACCTCGAGGGCGGCCGTCAGATCACGCTCGAGCCGGTGGTCGCCGAGGGCGCCCAGCAGGTCAACAGCGGCCAGGTCGAGCGCGCGGTCGACATCATCCGCAAGCGCGTGGACGGCACCGGCGTCGCCGAGGCCGAGGTGACCACGCTCGGTGAGCGCAACATCGTGGTCTCGGTGCCGGGTGAGCCCTCCAAGGAGATGCTCAGCTCGCTCGCCCGCTCGTCCGCACTCTCCTTCCGCGCAGTCATCTCGCAGACGACCAACGAGCCGGTTCCGCGCAGCCTGCCGCAGCCGCCGAGCGTTCCCAAGCCCACCGCCAAGCCCTCGGCCGGGAGCTCGTCGACGGCCACGCCCAAGGTCAGCAGCTCGCCGACGAGCGGCGCCAACGGCGTCTACCCGCAGGCGTTCTCGCAGGCGACGCCGACCCCGACGCCCACGCCGAGCAGCCCTGCGTCGCCGGCCACGAGCACTCCGGCCGCCTCGACCAAGCCCGCCAACCCGAGCGACACCAAGTGGGCCAGTCAGCCGGTGTCGGCCAACTGGGTCAAGGCTGGGGTGGTCGAGCAGGGCGACACCTACCAGGACCTGCTCCAGGTGTACGACTGCTCCGACAGCGACACCCGGCTCGCAGCCTCGACCAGTCCCGCCAACCAGCCGGTCGTGATGTGCGACCAGACCGGTCAGGCGAAGTTCCTGCTCGGTCCGGTCGAGGTCAAGGGCGACACGATCAGCGATGCGACCTCCGGCCCGGCCACCAACCAGCAGGGTCAGCAGACCGGTGGCACGCAGATCAACCTGAAGTTCAACGGCAAGGGCAAGAAGGCCTTCGGCGACATGACGCGCCGTCTGGCGGGTTTCCAGCAGGACAGCCCCCAGAACAAGTCGGCGATCATCGTCGACGGCCAGGTGCTCGAAGCGCTCGGCACCAACGATGCCATCACCAACGGCGAGGCCCAGATCACCGGGTCGTTCACGCCGTCCAGCGGCAAGCAGCTCGCGGACGAGCTCAAGTTCGGTGCCCTGCCGTTCTCGTTCAAGGAGCTCACCAACGACCAGATCAGCCCTCAGCTGGGTCAGGACCAGCTGCACAAGGGCCTGATCGCCGGCGCGATCGGCATGGTCCTGGTCATCATCTACTCGCTGTTCCAGTACCGCGCGCTGGGCCTGGTGACCGTGGCCTCGCTGCTGGTCTCGGCAGTGATCACCTACGGCGCCGTGACGCTGCTCGGCACGCTCAACAACTTCCGGCTCACGATGGCCGGTGTCACCGGTCTGATCGTGGCGATCGGTATGACGGCCGACAGTTTCATCGTCTACTTCGAACGCGTCCGAGACGAGGTCAGATCCGGACGCCCGCTGAAGGCTGCTGTCGAGAGCGGATGGCAGCGCGCGCGACGGACGATCATCATCTCCGACGTCGTCAACTTCCTGGCGTCCGCAGTGCTGTACATCCTGTCCGAGTCCAACGTGAAGGCGTTCGCGTTCACCCTGGGTCTCACGACGCTCATCGACATCCTGATCGTCATGATGTTCACGCACCCGCTGCTCACGCTGCTCGCCCGGACGAAGTTCTTCGGCGGCGGTCACAAGTGGTCCGGGTTCGACCCCGAACGCCTCGGAGCCAAGGGCGTGACGTACGCCGGTCGGGGCCGGGTCACCATCGCTGACCGCCGCGCGGCAGAAGGAGGGCAGGTCTGA
- the ruvA gene encoding Holliday junction branch migration protein RuvA, protein MIASLRGAVASVGLDHAVVEVGGVGMLVHTTPATAASLRHGQEAQLHTSLVVREDSLTLFGFGEAAERDLFEQVQTVSGVGPRLALAMLAVHPPQTLRVAISGGDVLALTKVPGIGRKGAERIVLELRDKVGGTASEAAAVPQSAGSPARGQVTEALVGLGWSAKQADDAVDKVLKVEPDASEVSAMLRLALRELGR, encoded by the coding sequence GTGATCGCGAGCCTGAGGGGTGCGGTCGCCTCCGTGGGTCTCGACCACGCCGTCGTCGAGGTCGGCGGAGTCGGCATGCTCGTCCACACCACGCCCGCCACCGCGGCGTCACTGCGGCACGGGCAGGAGGCTCAGCTGCACACCTCCCTTGTCGTGCGCGAGGACTCGCTCACCTTGTTCGGATTCGGCGAGGCCGCCGAGCGCGACCTGTTCGAGCAGGTCCAGACGGTCAGCGGCGTCGGTCCGCGGCTCGCGCTCGCCATGCTGGCGGTGCACCCACCGCAGACGTTGCGGGTCGCGATCTCCGGCGGCGACGTGCTCGCGCTGACCAAGGTGCCCGGCATCGGCAGGAAGGGCGCGGAGCGCATCGTGCTCGAGCTGCGCGACAAGGTGGGCGGTACTGCGAGCGAGGCAGCCGCCGTACCCCAGTCCGCCGGATCACCGGCCCGTGGTCAGGTCACCGAGGCGCTGGTCGGGCTCGGCTGGTCTGCCAAGCAGGCTGATGACGCCGTCGACAAGGTTCTCAAGGTCGAGCCCGACGCCTCCGAGGTGTCAGCCATGCTGCGCCTCGCCCTGCGAGAGCTGGGTCGATGA
- a CDS encoding adenine phosphoribosyltransferase, with amino-acid sequence MTSTGELLLEHTRDVPDFPQPGVLFKDLTPLFAAPKAFATVVADVADRYRGRVDAVAGVEARGFIIGGPVALALGVPFVPVRKAGKLPGDTVQQTYDLEYGTATIEVHTGAFAAHRRALVLDDVLATGGTAAAACALVERAGGEVAGIEMLLELTFLGGRELLSSYDVHAIAAV; translated from the coding sequence GTGACCTCGACGGGCGAGCTCCTCCTGGAGCACACCCGTGACGTCCCTGACTTCCCTCAGCCCGGGGTGCTGTTCAAGGACCTCACACCGCTGTTCGCGGCGCCGAAGGCGTTCGCGACCGTGGTCGCCGATGTCGCTGACCGCTACCGCGGCCGTGTCGACGCGGTGGCGGGCGTCGAGGCGCGCGGCTTCATCATCGGCGGGCCGGTGGCCCTGGCGCTCGGCGTGCCGTTCGTCCCGGTCCGCAAGGCCGGCAAGCTGCCCGGCGACACCGTTCAGCAGACCTACGACCTCGAGTACGGCACGGCCACCATCGAGGTCCACACGGGCGCTTTCGCCGCCCACCGGCGTGCGCTCGTCCTCGACGACGTGCTCGCAACGGGTGGTACGGCGGCCGCGGCGTGCGCCCTGGTGGAGCGTGCCGGCGGCGAGGTGGCCGGCATCGAGATGCTGCTCGAGCTCACCTTCCTCGGTGGCCGAGAGCTGTTGTCGTCGTACGACGTGCACGCCATCGCGGCGGTCTGA
- the secF gene encoding protein translocase subunit SecF, with protein sequence MASFAQFGNDLYTGRRQINFIGRRRLWYAISAVLLVVAATGVFGRGLNFGLEFTGGAELKVRGVQNTQDYDTRAEDTVRKATGTDDNLIITKIGDSDIRVQTEKLGSGTAADNDKVATALAQEFGVSPRNVDSQFIGPSWGDTVTKKSIQSLIWFLALLSVVLAIYFRTWKMSLAAIIAVLHDLFFTVGIYALAGFEISPATMIGFLTILGYSIYDTVVIFDKVRENTHEAFATGQRNYDQAANYAVNQTVVRSINTTVIGLLPIAAVLVVGFTMLGAGTLLDLSLSLFIGIAVGAYSSIFIATPLLTDLRRGEPSIKELARRAKAYQVSQRSALTEANTPKAGPGESASGVVEPERAAAAAAARATRTKKRETHPLARLDRDDK encoded by the coding sequence ATGGCCAGCTTCGCCCAGTTCGGCAACGACCTCTACACCGGTCGGCGTCAGATCAACTTCATCGGTCGACGTCGGCTGTGGTACGCCATCTCAGCCGTCCTGCTCGTCGTCGCCGCGACCGGTGTGTTCGGCCGCGGTCTCAACTTCGGCCTGGAGTTCACCGGAGGCGCCGAGCTGAAGGTCCGCGGTGTGCAGAACACCCAGGACTACGACACGCGCGCCGAGGACACCGTCCGCAAGGCGACCGGCACCGACGACAACCTGATCATCACCAAGATCGGTGACAGCGACATCCGGGTCCAGACCGAGAAGCTCGGCAGCGGCACCGCGGCCGACAACGACAAGGTCGCCACGGCGCTGGCCCAGGAGTTCGGGGTCTCACCGCGCAACGTCGACTCGCAGTTCATCGGCCCGTCCTGGGGCGACACCGTCACCAAGAAGTCGATCCAGTCGCTGATCTGGTTCCTCGCCCTGCTCAGCGTCGTGCTCGCGATCTACTTCCGCACGTGGAAGATGTCGCTGGCCGCGATCATCGCGGTGCTGCACGACCTCTTCTTCACGGTCGGTATCTACGCCCTCGCCGGCTTCGAGATCTCGCCCGCGACGATGATCGGCTTCCTGACGATCCTCGGCTACTCGATCTACGACACGGTCGTCATCTTCGACAAGGTCCGCGAGAACACCCACGAGGCGTTCGCCACGGGTCAGCGCAACTACGACCAGGCCGCCAACTACGCGGTCAACCAGACGGTCGTGCGCTCGATCAACACCACGGTCATCGGTCTGCTGCCGATCGCGGCGGTCCTCGTGGTCGGCTTCACGATGCTCGGTGCGGGCACCCTGCTCGACCTCAGCCTGTCGCTGTTCATCGGTATCGCCGTGGGTGCGTACTCCTCGATCTTCATCGCGACGCCGTTGCTGACCGACCTGCGCCGCGGTGAGCCGTCGATCAAGGAGCTCGCTCGCCGCGCCAAGGCGTACCAGGTGTCGCAGCGGTCGGCCCTGACCGAGGCCAACACGCCCAAGGCAGGCCCCGGTGAGTCCGCCTCCGGCGTCGTCGAGCCCGAGCGTGCCGCAGCCGCTGCGGCAGCACGTGCGACCCGCACCAAGAAGCGCGAGACGCACCCGCTGGCACGCCTCGACCGGGACGACAAGTGA
- a CDS encoding RelA/SpoT family protein, which yields MAEEFRHQAPSTSRVRARLVRFGGPRQSSSNRVLEPLLRTVRTTHPKADTALIERAYEVAERYHRGQMRKSGDPYITHPLAVTTILAELGMTPPTLAAALLHDTVEDTDYSLDQLRADFGDEIAMLVDGVTKLDKVTYGDAAQAETVRKMVIAMARDIRVLVIKLADRLHNARTWRYVSAESAQRKATETLEIFAPLAHRLGMNTIKWELEDLSFATLYPKVYDEIVRMVADRAPAREEYLRGVRDQVTADLRSARIKGTVTGRPKHYYSVYQKMIVRGRDFEDIYDLVALRVLVDSVRDCYAVLGTIHTRWSPLPGRFKDYIAMPKFNMYQSLHTTVIGPDGKPIEIQIRTYQMHRRAEYGVAAHWKYKEDGRKIAAGDEAGSDAGPINDMAWLRQLLEWQRETSDPGEFLETLRFDVGSREVYVFTPTGEIIGLPAGSTPVDFAYAVHTEVGHHCIGGRVNGRLVPLESTLDNGDVVEILTSKADGAGPSRDWLTFVKSPRARNKIRQWFSKERREEAIESGKEQLARTVRKQGMGLQRLMSHESLTNVATQLRYTDIDALYAAVGDGHVSAEHVVKQLVASLGGEDGTTEDIAEATTPSSVRKRINDPGVTVVGTDDVWIKLARCCTPVPGDDIIGFVTTGKGVSVHRRDCTNAEQLLSQPERLINVAWAPSAESMFLVQLQVEALDRNRLLSDVTRVLSDQHVNILSASVSTSRDRVAVSKFTFEMGDPSHLDHVIRAVRRIDGVFDVYRMTGSGDRRKHADTA from the coding sequence ATGGCTGAGGAGTTTCGGCACCAGGCGCCGAGCACGTCGCGTGTTCGCGCCCGTCTGGTGCGCTTTGGTGGGCCTCGGCAGAGCAGCAGCAACCGGGTCCTCGAACCCTTGCTGCGCACGGTGCGCACGACCCATCCCAAGGCCGACACGGCCCTGATCGAGCGGGCGTACGAAGTCGCCGAGCGCTATCACCGCGGGCAGATGCGCAAGAGCGGTGACCCCTACATCACCCACCCGTTGGCCGTGACCACGATTCTGGCCGAGCTCGGCATGACGCCGCCCACGCTGGCCGCTGCGCTGCTGCACGACACGGTCGAGGACACCGACTACTCCCTCGACCAGCTGCGGGCCGACTTCGGCGACGAGATCGCGATGCTCGTCGACGGAGTCACCAAGCTCGACAAGGTGACCTACGGCGACGCCGCGCAGGCCGAGACCGTTCGCAAGATGGTCATTGCGATGGCCCGCGACATCCGGGTGCTGGTCATCAAGCTCGCCGACCGCCTCCACAACGCCCGCACCTGGCGCTACGTCTCGGCCGAGTCCGCGCAGCGCAAGGCGACCGAGACCCTCGAGATCTTCGCGCCGCTCGCGCACCGCCTCGGCATGAACACCATCAAGTGGGAGCTGGAGGACCTGTCGTTCGCGACGCTCTACCCCAAGGTCTACGACGAGATCGTGCGGATGGTCGCCGACCGCGCTCCGGCCCGTGAGGAGTACCTCCGCGGCGTGCGCGACCAGGTGACGGCCGATCTGCGCTCGGCACGCATCAAGGGCACCGTCACGGGCCGACCCAAGCACTACTACAGCGTCTACCAGAAGATGATCGTGCGCGGCCGCGACTTCGAGGACATCTACGACCTCGTCGCGCTGCGGGTCCTGGTCGACTCCGTGCGCGACTGCTACGCCGTCCTCGGCACGATCCACACGCGGTGGAGCCCCTTGCCCGGGCGGTTCAAGGACTACATCGCGATGCCGAAGTTCAACATGTACCAGTCGTTGCACACGACGGTCATCGGCCCGGACGGCAAGCCGATCGAGATCCAGATCCGCACGTACCAGATGCACCGACGCGCCGAGTACGGCGTGGCTGCGCACTGGAAGTACAAGGAGGACGGCCGCAAGATCGCGGCCGGCGACGAGGCGGGCAGCGACGCCGGCCCCATCAACGACATGGCGTGGCTGCGTCAGCTGCTGGAGTGGCAGCGAGAGACCTCAGACCCGGGCGAGTTCCTCGAGACGCTGCGGTTCGACGTCGGCAGCCGTGAGGTCTACGTGTTCACCCCGACCGGCGAGATCATCGGTCTGCCAGCAGGATCCACGCCGGTCGACTTCGCCTACGCGGTGCACACCGAGGTGGGCCACCACTGCATCGGTGGCCGGGTCAACGGTCGGCTCGTGCCGCTGGAGAGCACCCTCGACAACGGTGACGTGGTCGAGATCCTCACCTCCAAGGCGGACGGCGCCGGCCCGAGTCGCGACTGGCTCACGTTCGTCAAGAGTCCGCGGGCGCGCAACAAGATCCGGCAGTGGTTCTCCAAGGAGCGTCGCGAAGAAGCGATCGAGTCCGGCAAGGAGCAGCTGGCCCGCACCGTACGCAAGCAGGGGATGGGTCTGCAGCGGCTGATGTCGCACGAGTCGCTGACCAATGTCGCGACCCAGCTGCGCTACACCGACATCGATGCGCTGTACGCCGCGGTCGGCGACGGCCACGTGTCGGCCGAGCACGTCGTCAAGCAGCTGGTCGCCTCGCTCGGTGGTGAGGACGGCACGACCGAGGACATCGCCGAGGCGACCACGCCCAGCTCGGTGCGCAAGCGCATCAACGATCCCGGCGTCACGGTGGTCGGCACGGACGACGTCTGGATCAAGCTCGCCCGCTGCTGTACGCCGGTGCCGGGTGACGACATCATCGGCTTCGTCACGACGGGCAAGGGCGTCTCGGTGCACCGGCGCGACTGCACCAACGCCGAGCAGCTGCTGTCACAGCCCGAGCGGCTCATCAACGTGGCGTGGGCGCCGTCGGCCGAGAGCATGTTCCTGGTGCAGCTGCAGGTCGAGGCACTTGACCGCAACCGGCTGCTGTCCGACGTCACCCGGGTGCTGTCCGACCAGCACGTCAACATCCTGTCGGCGAGCGTCAGCACCAGCCGTGACCGTGTCGCCGTCTCGAAGTTCACCTTCGAGATGGGCGACCCCAGCCACCTCGACCACGTCATCCGCGCCGTACGCCGGATCGACGGTGTGTTCGACGTCTACCGGATGACCGGCTCCGGCGACCGGCGCAAGCACGCCGACACCGCCTGA
- the ruvB gene encoding Holliday junction branch migration DNA helicase RuvB: MTDDGLERHGDDSYDATSRIVDPGGDADERRVEAALRPRRLAEFPGQPRVSDQLALVLEAARRRGAPPDHVLLSGPPGLGKTSLAMIIAAELEQPIRITSGPAIQHAGDLAAILSSLAEGEVLFLDEIHRMARPAEEMLYLAMEDFRVDVVVGKGPGATAIPLELPPFTVVGATTRAGLLPAPLRDRFGFTGHLDYYTAEDLSAILTRNADLLGVDATRQGIDEIAGRSRGTPRIANRLLRRVRDYAQVHGKGVVDHAAARAALELFDVDARGLDRLDRGVLEALCKRFGGGPVGLSTLAVAVGEEPDTVETVAEPYLVREGYMIRTPRGRAAAPGAWEHLGLTPPDGPGTSATPLPFDEGEGRFAL; this comes from the coding sequence ATGACCGACGACGGCCTGGAGCGGCACGGCGACGACTCCTACGACGCGACGTCGCGCATCGTGGACCCGGGCGGCGACGCTGACGAACGACGGGTCGAGGCGGCGCTGCGACCTCGCCGGCTGGCCGAGTTCCCCGGACAGCCGAGGGTGAGCGACCAGCTGGCCCTCGTGCTCGAGGCCGCCCGCAGACGAGGCGCTCCGCCGGACCACGTGCTGCTCTCCGGGCCGCCCGGGCTGGGCAAGACGTCGCTCGCGATGATCATCGCGGCCGAGCTCGAGCAGCCCATCCGCATCACCAGCGGTCCGGCCATCCAGCACGCCGGCGACCTGGCCGCGATCCTGTCGTCCCTGGCCGAAGGCGAGGTGCTGTTCCTCGACGAGATCCACCGGATGGCGCGGCCCGCCGAGGAGATGCTCTACCTCGCGATGGAGGACTTCCGGGTCGACGTCGTGGTCGGCAAGGGACCAGGCGCGACCGCCATCCCGTTGGAGCTGCCGCCGTTCACGGTCGTCGGCGCGACGACCCGCGCAGGTCTGCTGCCGGCGCCACTGCGCGACCGGTTCGGGTTCACCGGCCATCTCGACTACTACACGGCCGAGGACCTCTCGGCGATCCTGACCCGCAACGCCGACCTGCTCGGCGTCGACGCGACCCGCCAAGGCATCGACGAGATCGCCGGCCGGTCCCGGGGCACGCCCCGTATCGCCAACCGCCTGCTGCGCCGCGTCCGTGACTACGCCCAGGTGCACGGCAAGGGCGTCGTCGATCATGCGGCCGCGCGCGCTGCCCTCGAGCTGTTCGACGTCGACGCCCGAGGGCTCGACCGGCTCGACCGCGGCGTGCTGGAGGCCCTGTGCAAGAGGTTCGGCGGTGGACCGGTCGGCCTGTCGACCCTCGCTGTCGCTGTCGGAGAGGAGCCCGACACCGTCGAGACGGTGGCCGAGCCCTATCTGGTCCGCGAGGGCTACATGATCCGCACACCGCGGGGGAGGGCAGCCGCTCCAGGCGCCTGGGAACACCTCGGGCTGACACCACCCGACGGCCCAGGAACCTCCGCGACACCGTTGCCGTTCGACGAGGGAGAAGGCCGGTTCGCCCTCTGA
- the ruvC gene encoding crossover junction endodeoxyribonuclease RuvC: MRVLGVDPGLTRCGVGVVDGGIGQPLRLVAVGVIRTPVDDDPAQRLFALQTELEQWVERHQPDAVAVERVFAKANIKGIMGTAQASAVPMLAAARRGLPLAMHTPSEVKAAVTGNGRADKAQVTSMVTRILRLDVAPKPADAADALALAICHVWRGGAQDRLAQAVARQRAGVRR; the protein is encoded by the coding sequence GTGCGTGTCCTGGGTGTCGACCCCGGCCTGACCCGTTGCGGTGTCGGTGTGGTCGACGGCGGTATCGGCCAGCCGCTGAGGCTCGTCGCGGTCGGTGTGATTCGCACTCCTGTCGACGACGACCCGGCGCAGCGTCTCTTCGCCCTGCAGACCGAGCTCGAGCAGTGGGTCGAGCGTCACCAGCCGGACGCGGTCGCCGTCGAACGCGTCTTCGCCAAGGCCAACATCAAGGGGATCATGGGCACCGCACAGGCTTCCGCCGTTCCGATGCTCGCGGCCGCGCGCCGCGGGCTGCCGCTCGCGATGCACACGCCCTCTGAGGTCAAGGCCGCGGTCACCGGCAACGGCCGCGCCGACAAGGCCCAGGTCACCAGCATGGTCACGCGCATCCTGCGCCTCGACGTCGCTCCCAAGCCGGCGGACGCCGCCGACGCTCTCGCCCTGGCGATCTGCCACGTCTGGCGTGGGGGAGCGCAGGACCGCCTCGCCCAGGCCGTCGCTCGGCAGCGCGCGGGAGTACGCCGGTGA
- the yajC gene encoding preprotein translocase subunit YajC, with the protein MPSLATASESGGSAGSLLILLLPLLLIGLMFWTQRRRSRQFQQAQSELNVGDAVATTSGLLGRLVALDDEVGSIEVADGVVLRFDRRAIVPPTVTGSPAGDADRQSQGDGPAPADNDDSDSSGPGSTPAQGS; encoded by the coding sequence ATGCCGTCACTGGCGACAGCCTCTGAATCGGGCGGTAGCGCCGGAAGCCTGCTGATCCTGCTGCTTCCGCTGCTGCTCATCGGCCTGATGTTCTGGACGCAGCGGCGTCGCAGCCGTCAGTTCCAGCAGGCGCAGTCCGAGCTCAACGTCGGCGACGCCGTCGCGACGACGTCCGGCCTGCTGGGCCGTCTGGTCGCGCTCGACGACGAGGTCGGCAGCATCGAGGTCGCCGACGGTGTCGTGCTGAGGTTCGACCGTCGTGCGATCGTGCCGCCCACCGTGACCGGATCGCCTGCCGGCGACGCCGACCGCCAGTCGCAGGGCGATGGCCCCGCCCCTGCTGACAACGACGACTCCGACTCATCCGGCCCGGGCTCCACCCCGGCCCAGGGATCCTGA